tCTTATCTTCTCCCCTGCATACTGTGGTAGTTTACTATGCCATCTCTTGTAAGATAATCTAAAACACCAAGTACTATATATTATTCGCCACAGGTAAAGCAGCCCAAATCTCAGCGGGTATTGGTTTCAGAACATATgattataggaacttttcttttagttttgacCAATATTACCTTCTGTAGGAACACGTGACTGTTTAGCAACACGCAGTAAATACTGTGAACACTAACGCTCCcatatcactttcttggtgtacttGCAAATCTACATTTACACCTGATAGTTTCTCTGAGTTAAGGATGACGTGTTGCGTTATATCTGCTAAGAAgtcttgagatatgtgagaaagctGTAGCGCTATGGAACAGTGTTGAATGCCTACCAAAAGTCGAGGTACATAGCATCCGTCAACCTAGGCACCATCTGGGTCTCTTGGGCGAGCTGAAGTTCACAAATCCTGTTTGCGGGATGCATGTCTATTTCTGTAGAGGAAATTTCCGTTCTTTCCCTTAGATCAGTTTATCTAAGGCCATTGCTACGTTTTTAAATAAAAAGGTTTTCCCAGTGCACGGTAGTCTTGTTCATAAACTGATCACTTAAATAACAACCAGCAAACAAACTCCATTTGTATCTACTTAGTATTTTGAATGAAACTATTACAAATTTAGCACTTAACAAGAGCCATGTCATCAAACATTTCCCCTTAATCGTAAGAAACCACTATACTTACCAGTCCAACCTAGTACGTTGTTGTGAAATAGCTTATAATAATATTTCGATTCTTTCAGTAATGGGAGCTAAATAGGAATaaggtatttttctcagaattttttcttaACGCATTTCCTATTGTATTtcgaagcataaaaataacttccgTTAAAACTTCCGGATTAACAGGTCTTGGTTGATATATAAAACTACTCTCTGTCATTTCGTCTCCAACTGTGAGAGACATCCTTTGGAGGTGAAACGGCATCTACAGACATGGCTCGAGGGGGCCCCGCAGTTATAGAGCACCATAGATGGCACCATCATTCGTCATGTGATGCCGACTGCCTGTTTATTTCTGTCGGGAACCACCGTTCTCGATTAAAAGTAATAGACTGCTTTTCTGTTGGCGCAAAGTCGAcattttatttaacttttaatCGACGACGATAGCGCCAGCCAGAGATAATCTCGCAATCGACATCGAGTGACTAATGGTGATGCTCTCTAACTTGTTCTATAAGTGAGACGACCCCTCAAGCTACGGTTGCAGTTGTCGTTTGACATCTGAAATATCTTCCGCAATTGACCAAGAGGCGTCAGGGAGcctatcagcctggaagttttaactgtAGACATCGGCCATGAAAGGCTATATTGTATAAAAACAACTGTACAGTAAGTTGAGAATAATAGAGGATCATTTCCATTTTCAGTTTACAAGGTTTCGATGAGCCCTCCTTGCCTGACAACGAGGCCACCGACGAAGCTGCTATCCTGAGAGAACTTGAAGAGATTAACTCTGGAAGCGATACCGTAAAGCGTGGGTCAAAATCCAGCAAGCGTAACAAGAGACGACAGCATCGGATGGCCATACAGTATGGTTCGAGAAAAGATTATGTGCCTACAAGTGATGAGGGACCAGAGTTATACCGTGACTTGAGCCGGGAAATGGGCAACTCAGGACGGCGTCCGTATGTGGGAGACCAGACGTACAAGGAAGCTGAAATGTCGAATCAGTTTCAAACGCCCATCAAAGAGCAGTATGGATTGGAAAGTATGTCGGGCCACGATTTGGCTGCACCTGGAACATTACGAATGAGAGAATTCTACGGGAACTCAACAGCAGATGGTTTGTCATCGCAAAGTCAGCTGGGTGGTATGCAGCACACGCGTAAAAATGCATTGTTACCAGATAGATATGTTTTAACTGGAATTGACAATTATCCCAGAAATATGCGGAGGTCTCTATTAGATACTGAGTCGGAGATGGAGAGACCTGAGTCCCATGAAGAAATATTCGAGCAGAAAAGTCCACGGAAGGCAGATAATATACCACCATCTGATATTAGAAGCCAAACAGGCAACGAATACGGCTCACCTCAAGGACAGCATGAGCTTGACTCAGACATGGTTGAAAATAACCGGAATGTTGTTCCTGTCCGACGAGAACATAAAATAATCCCTTATCAAAGAAATTCACTCGCTCTCAGGCAGCGTCTTGGGCAGGAGAAAAACGGAATCGAATCAGGGTATGGAGCACCTTTTACTGACAAAGGAACTGAATTCTCTCTTGATGGAAGGATACAAAAGACTAATTTTCGTGGTGctgacacagaaagaaagaaactgagtGGAGGAAAATCTGAAAGATGGGATgaactaaataataatgatgttaaCCGATATCCCAGCGGAAGAGGTAGATTGTCATATACAGTTAGGCACCCGGAAGGAAATGATTACGGGCACGACAACGAACGGCGAACACAGATGGAACAGGTGCCTGAAAGTAAGCGTGAACGAGGAACAACCCATGAGCAAAACTCAAAATACAGAAAAAACAGGCGTTTTAGGTATTCCTTCGCTCCTGTAGCCAACTACGAATCAACGAAACAAAGAAAGGCCGCGGCGGAAGCAAAAGAACCGCTTAGCCGTGATAAATATTCTACGTTACGGCAGCCACATTCTGGTAGGTTGAAAAGTCATTCTTCAGCTAAGCAGAAACCTTCTTTGCGCCATTTAGTTGGAAACGACATTTCTGCCGCAGCGACCAAGGAGCAACTAATCCTCGAGGACTCGCCTGGAAATTTCGACCTCTTCGATATGGGCCACTCTTCGAGACAAAGGTCGTCTGCAAAATCACTAAAAGACGATGACAGCTACCACTTCTTGTGGGACAATCAGTTCGATAATAAGCACCATAATGCTTCGCCAAATAAGACGGAACAGCACAGTGCGGAAGCGCATACGGAACAAAATATGGGGAAAAATAATCAAAACTCCTCGAGTAAAATGCAGAAACTCAACGACATCGAAGAGCAGACTTCACAAGGGCCTCGTGAAGACCCAGAAATGGAGGGCGTTCACAGTGGAAAAGCCATCGTTGGAATTGTCGATGAGGTAAAGTATTAAGCATTTACTACCCAGTAGCAGCTTCCTTTTTATTCTTAGAACAGCAGGCGCATCTTGTCCAGGCTACACTGGAATAACAACTGTTCACGTTGCAATTCAAATGAGGAGTGCAGCGTTAGCTTTCGGATGCTTTTCTGGCTTTGAATGACTGTGGGTGCTATAATTATTATATAAGGCTTCCTGAGTTTCTTGTCTGCTCAGTGGCTCAATTTGACCTTCCCGAAAGAAACTCTCGACATTTAAGGCAGTTATATTATACTTTAGGTATGATTATTGCATTTTCTTTGGAAAGAAGTAAAAACGATAAGCATCTTCTCGAGAGTCAGCAGGAACATAAATTAATCAAAACTTTATTGTTGGTGTCGTAACGGGTTGTCTTTCATCTTTTCAGCCTACAATGTGTCGGATCCTTCAATTCGCAATGGAACAAACAGTATCCTCGATTGGTCACCACTTCATTCTTATCTTGGTTAAATCCGTTACGGTCTAAAACACAGCCACGGACCAGAGTCGTAACTAGGCCTCAGACACGAGCGAGAACTTGCCTGGTGAGCAGCAGCGAGACGTTTCCACACCGAACATCCACAAGTCAACCAAATTCCAGGAAGCTTCTGCGGTTCCACCCACTACCATATGGCAACAGCTTGTAAGTTACTTCTTATAAAAGCTAACTCTCTCATTTTTGATGTCTGAATTCTAATAAGCAATCGGACTTGACGGTTACGATAGCATGGAGGGGGAACTTACTTCCAAGGTATAAGCGCCAGTGCGAGAAATTTCTTAATCATACGCCTCCTGACACGCGCCCCATCTGCGGTTTCCAAAATTccccataatttttatttttatatgccCAGATTAAATGAAATTCACATAGATTTGACAGCACTCGGTTTATTGCACGTTAATCACAAACAAGACAATCCTATGAGCCTAATCATATTCGCTCTGCGCCGCATTTGAATCGATTTTACCACTGATGGTAAGTTCTCTAGTTCGTCCATAATTTAAAGTCATCCCCTCATCATCTAAATAATTTcagttccacaaattaaggccttttATTCCCGATCGCGTGCCGCTCACACTCTCGCGATCCTATCTTTAAGAAGATTGAGGCGAGACTGATTCGCGCGCCAAAGCAAATGGTGGGCGTCAAGCTGCATTCAGGACAGGATTGATATCTGTACCCTTACATCCCCTTGCTAAATGCTTCCAAAATCCGAAAGAATGAATGATTTTCGGAAATATAAAAAAGTCCCTCAATCTAATGAAAAGAATGAGCAGGAAAACAAAATCGCCAAAGTGTAATGGAAATATTGCAAAAACAGACATCTAACCACGGATTGCAATGGCTCGCTCATTTTGACATTAATTGTCTGAATGTTAGTATCATAAAAGGGCACACACATCGCGTTCATCCATCCCTACCAATTTATAATTCTTACAGAGTTCATTTATACATGACATAAACTGTTTAACAAAAATCATGACATTTTACAAACTTATTTAGTTTCAGTTCATTTCCAAATCTCTTGGAACAGTGTTTTCAAATCTGCAAGAAAGTAGTGTATTAAACATATATcaaaattcaaaaacagtcttcagTGAAATTGGCAAACCCTACAGAAGAGTCGCATTAATACTGAAGTATTCCTAATTATATGCAAAGCCATTAGCGTTTCGCTTTCTAAGCGGTTTTCTCTCATGTAACAGTCGGATATAAAGTAGACATTAAAGACAGAATCTGACAATATGGAAAGACTCAGCTTTGCTGGATGATAATACGAGAAAGGAACACCAATGATTTCGTGCACACAGTTGCATGTCTTTTCCCTTAAAACTATACTTCCATGGCGACACTATGGAGTGGTATGGAACAGCACACATGCAAACATTTCACTATTTGTGAGCTGCCAATTCGCCTTCTTCGCACGTCACTTGGTACGGCGCCGCGTCGTGTAATTACGTCGAAGAGGCAGCACATTGCGCTGCCCAGCTgatcaaaggaaggaaggaagtttggGGTTTAGTGTCTCTCCGGCATAgaagtcattagagaaggagcggaAGCTCaatttgtttcaaggatggggaaggaaattggccgtgccctgtcaaaggcaccatcccgacatttgcctggagcgatttagggaaatcacggaagacttgTGTCAGCCTGACCGGACTCGAGGTTGAACCCTCGCGagtcagtgcgctaaccactgagccaccacgCTCGGTCAGCTGATCGAGGAAGTCGGCTATACCCCGCTGCCCTGCGATTTAGGTTAGCTGCTGCCTCGAATGCTTCCACTGCTCTCTTCCGGAGCTGCCGACGCTCCGAAGACCTAATGAGTGTTGCAGTTTGTGGGCCCACACCTTTCTAGCACTACATCACTGAACTGGTAGGGAGCTAGGATCAGAGAGTAGTAAGGTGCTAAgcgtaaataaaataatttaatataacAATAATTTATCAACTACAGAGACATGTATTGGAAGTATCAAAACAAGTACAATTAATTCGATACAACGTGCAAACTGTCGATTACATAGATAAACAAACTGAATAATAAACTTGTACTTTAGGGATAGTTATGTAATAAACAGTAACAGATATCTGACATTTAAGGTTCTATACATGTCTGTGAGCAGACAGTGAAACCACAAACACAAAATGACTTTGAAAGGCAACAAATAGAACCTGTCTGCGAAGCAGACTCAACtgtactttcaagacttattagacCAAGTGAGTGAAATCATTAATACGAAAAATTTGAAAAGAACAACAAATTATACACGTTTTTGAAGCAGACAGTGAAACTAGTAATCTAAAACCTTTGAAAGAAAACATTTTGTATacgtcattgtattgtattgtattgtatgttaaccgggggcctagaaacgacggagaggttccgtccccgccgcagctgtagtggtccacaaccccacaacgactaccgcagtccacttcaccactccgccgccccacaccgaacccagggttattatgcggttcggcccccggtggacccccccgggAACGTTTCACACCTGACGAGTGtaagccctatgtttgcgtggtagagtaatggtggtgtacgcgcacgtggagaacttgtttgcgcatcaatcgccggcatagtgtagctgaggcggaataaggggaaccagcccgcattcttcgaggcagatggaaaaccgcctaaaaaccatccactgactggccggctcaccggatctcgacacaagtccgccggatggattcgtgccgggaaccaggcgtTCCTTCCCATCCGGAAaaccgtgtgttagaccgcacggctaaccgggcgggctacacGTCTTTAAAGCTGACAAGGTTCAATTTTTTATAGTAAATACTAAAACGAACGGATAAAAAAAAACGAACATATGACAAAGTAACAAACTATATACATTTATGTAGCAGACAGAGCAGggtgttaataaaaataaatatgaaagtgAAATAAACTACTCTTGTGCTGAAGCGGACGGAGCAGAATGCTGTGATAGAACTTAAACTTCTCAATTATTAATAACATCCGAGCAGCTTAGCAACACTACCAGAGAGGTTCAACGAGTGGCAGAATCGACAACAGGGCGTGTGCACGGCACAAGCGTTATGGTGTATTGCAAAAACCTATATAAGTTGCTGTGTATATAAATATGTTTATAGCTTTTGTGCTACCTCATTTCAAGTATACACATACAACACTTCTTCTCCATTTTCAACcacaaagttaaaacaaacaaatagCACTGTCTTTAAAAACGGCGTATTTAATTGTAAATATATTGATACTGTTCCTTCGCGACAGTCATGCATAGTTGATATTTACATCTGATATTCTACTCTTCATTTCCATCATTatccactcgcattcgggaggacgacggttcaatcccgcgtccggccatcctgatttaggttttctgtgatttccctaaatcactccaggcaaatgccgggatggttcctctgaaagggcatggccgacttccttccccatccttccctaatccgatgagaccgatgaccacgctgtctggtctccttccccaaacaaaccaaccaaccattatccTTCTCTCGTCGTATCAGATCCTTGGTATAATACATCTTTTATTTTCATGATGTTAACATCCattccacctaccgctttgtcaCCCTTCAAGCTCACACGTGTTCGGATGGTTCAATTCCATGATTTTATATAATCTTTATAAGAGTGATGGAACTTTTTCATCTGGTGTTCATCCTTTTGGAGGATTAACCTCGTGTTTGTATCAATGCTAGGTCACAAATCTTGTACATTATTGGATGTATAAGTTTATTGAACTGTTTCTTGCAAGTCTTGGTCCTTCTGATAAGGGTCTATTATGCTTTTTCAATTTTCTCGTCCCATGTAACATTCTTCTAACGCATATTCCGTAGGCTGTTTGGTACGTGGTTGAACAAAACTTCCACAACTGCATTTTGATGTCTTTGAACGTAATAATTCACTGTGGCCATCGACTGTGCCTGTTGTGACAATACACCTAGCAAACCAATTTATTTCTTTGAACAGTCGTTTGGTGGGGTTAGAGACTGCCAGTATCTTGAAATATATGTCGGCTACACGCTCTGTTGATGCAATGCGTTTGTCCACGCTTTACTAGTGAACTGTTTGCCATTGTCACAAATGATGCATTTGGGCCTGCACATTTTGTTAAAATCAACCTTGGTCACCTTttctgacatattgcttctggtgGCTTTTCTTATTGGGTATAACCATATGTAACGACAGATTAACTCGATCATTACTAGAAAATATTATACACCACCAAGCGCCTAGAAAATCCACAACGACTGCTCCCGTAGGTTCTTCGGACAATACTATCTGAACGAAGCTTTTGTGTTGTCCTAGTGAATGCCTTGTTCACCTAGCCATATTAGAGAACCAAAATCTTGCCGTAGCTTTGTCGCACACTTCTTTGAATGTAAATGCCTACTGTTGAGGTGGGGGTATACCACAATATACTTTCTATGCATTGTTCCGGAATACATACTCTCCATTCCTTTTTATCTTCGTTATTCCATGGTATAACATGCCCTCATGTATAAGATAATAACTCCTAATCTTTTGTATTTGTAATATTGTATTTCCTTTTTATTAGAGCCAAATTTCTCGTCTTCACTCTGCTTTCTCCTAATGTTCCGTAACATACCCCATGTAGTTCTTTCAAGATTGATACCTTTTAACAGGCACATATTATAATCTTGTACTTTTGGAGTTATGGGCTGATTTTCTAGCCCTAGACGCAAGCATAATAGTACATATGGCAGCATCTGTTGCATGCCTGATATACAAAGCAAAAATCAAATTCTTGTAGAGCTAGCGTCTGTCTTGTTAGTCTGCCACGGTACAGATTACGATAAAGGGTGGAGCTTTATAATATGATACTACAATTGACTTTTGTCCGGCCGCGTAATACCTGATCTTTGTGAAACTGCAGAATATTTGTGCTCATGCATGGTTAAAACACAACtgccaaaagaaactgtcgctGTCATGACTACTCCATTATCCTCTTCCCTTTGATACAGTCCGATCCCCAGTCCACAGGCCGACCCATCACGTCCCAGGTCAAAGGTTATCATCTTACTGGGGTGCGATAATATTGGTGATGCTAAATCGAGACTTGTCAAGATTTTTCGCTCCTCTAAATTTTTTAAGATTCCGTCCATATACGCTGCGCGATCTCTTTCCAGATGAAATACTTTGTTAGCTTTTTGAGCGTCCAGAACAAGCCTCACATCGCCAGTCTTCTTTGTAGTGACGAACAAGGAACTGTTATATTCACTATGACCTCTTTCTATGACGCCTGATGCAAGCATTTTCTGTAGTTCTTTCTTTACAGCTTCTTTCCTTGCCATGTTGCATTCGATTAGATGGCCAAAAATATGATTTATGAGGTTTTATCTTTATCCCGTAGGGTGGGCACTTGATTACTCCCGGTTTCGTTGCAAaagtttctctgtattttcctactAATTCGGTCAGCTGTACTGCTTCTTCACATCCTGAGATTGTAATCCCATAATTTTTTGCTAATTTCTTCCCTGTAGAGTTCACCTTCCTCTTCCTCACTTGTCGTCGTTACCCTGCCTTGGTTAGCGTCCAccaaaatttcttcttcttcttcattatcatATATTGTTACATGGTATATTTTGGAAAATCCTGGTATCCTGTCTATTGTCGTTCCTTCAAAAAATTTCAccctttcctcttcctcttcttcctagAACCTTATTTCATTTCACTGTAGCTTGTTTCAACATGGTGCTCAATCAGTCAGTCGGTTCCTGCGGTTAgttcttcatacactactggccactaaaattgctacaccacgaaggtgacgtgctacagacgcaaaatttaaccgacaggaagaagatgctgtgatatgcaaattattagcttttcagaacattcacacaaggttggcgccggtggcgacacttacaacgtgctgacatgaggaaagtttcctaccgattcctcatacacaaacagcagttgacctgcgttgcctggtgaaacgttgttgtgatgcatcgtgtaaggaggagaaatgcgtaccatcacgtttccgactttgataaaggtcgcattgtagcctatcgcgattgcgacttttcgtatcgcgacattgctgctcgcgttagtcgagatccaatggctgttagcagaatatggaataggtaggttcaggagggtaatacggaacgccgtgctggatcccaacggcctcgtaccactagcagtcgagatgacaggcgtcttacccgcatggctgtaacggatcgtgcagccacgtctcgatccctgagtcaacagatggggacgtttgcacacacaacaatcatctgcacggacagttcgacgacgtttgcagctgcatggactactagctaggagaccatggctgcggttacccttgacgctgcatcacagataggtgcgcctgctatggtgtactcaacgacgaatggcaaaaagtcatttttttcgaatgaatccaggttttgtttgcagcatcatgatggtcgcatccgtgtttggcgacatcgcggtgaacgcacattggaaacgtgtattcgtcatcgccatattggcgtatcacccagcgtgatggtacaggttgccattggttatacgtctagatcacctcgtgttcgcattgacgccactttgaactgtggacgttacatttcagatgtgttacgatccgtggctctacccttcattcgattcctacgaaaccctacatttcagcaggataatgcacgaccgcatgttgcagctcctgtacgggcctttctcgatacagaaaatgtttgactgatgcactgaccagcacaatctccagatctctcaccaattgaaaacgtcttgtcaatggttggCGAGctactcgctcgtcacaatacgccagtcactactcttgatgaactgtggtatcatgttgaagctgtatgggcagctgtacctatacacgccatccaagctctatctgactcaatgcctaggctatcaaggccgttattacggccagaggtggttgttctaggtactgatttctcaggatctatgcacccaaattttgtgaaaatctaatcgc
The Schistocerca gregaria isolate iqSchGreg1 chromosome 1, iqSchGreg1.2, whole genome shotgun sequence genome window above contains:
- the LOC126299633 gene encoding uncharacterized protein LOC126299633 — translated: MGHSSRQRSSAKSLKDDDSYHFLWDNQFDNKHHNASPNKTEQHSAEAHTEQNMGKNNQNSSSKMQKLNDIEEQTSQGPREDPEMEGVHSGKAIVGIVDEVMKQVEKSKEVSKHLGPFLKRDKAAEAEVHRPPAATACAGHQCPNQLLAKLTEAVAEIVNNERRGRARRARNWRTSGIARSGC